A window of the Gordonia humi genome harbors these coding sequences:
- a CDS encoding ubiquitin-like protein Pup, whose product MAQEQTKRGGGSGDDEAIGGDGAGQERREKLAVETDDLLDEIDDVLEENAEDFVRAYVQKGGQ is encoded by the coding sequence ATGGCGCAGGAGCAGACCAAGCGGGGCGGCGGTTCGGGCGACGACGAGGCGATCGGCGGCGACGGCGCAGGTCAGGAGCGCCGGGAGAAGCTCGCAGTCGAGACCGACGATCTGCTCGACGAGATCGACGACGTGCTGGAGGAGAACGCCGAGGACTTCGTCCGCGCATACGTTCAGAAGGGCGGGCAGTGA
- the dop gene encoding depupylase/deamidase Dop, with the protein MQRIIGTEVEYGISAPSDPTANPIMTSTQAVLAYAAAASVPRRDRRTRWDYEEESPLRDARGFDLGRHTGPAPIIDADEIGAANMILTNGARLYVDHAHPEYSAPEVTDPLDAVIWDKAGERVMEEAARYVASVPGAPRLQLYKNNIDGKGASYGTHENYLMRRDTPFESIIVGLMPFFASRQVICGSGRVGIGQRGEEPGYQLSQRADYIEVEVGLETTLKRGLINTRDEPHADPDKYRRLHVIIGDANLAETATYLKVGTTALVLDLIEAGVDLTDLALARPVEAVHAISHDPTLRATVALADGRELTGLALQREYLARVSAHHDEHASDDERAAHVIATWADVLDKLERDPMECADLLDWPAKLRLLDGFRTREGLGWAASRLQLIDLQYSDVRLDKGLYNRLVARGSMQRLVTEEQVVAAVSTPPESTRAYFRGESVRRFGADIAAASWDSVIFDVGADSLVRIPMPEPLRGTRSHVGDLLDTATSAVELVDQLTAN; encoded by the coding sequence ATGCAGCGCATCATCGGCACCGAAGTCGAGTACGGCATCTCGGCACCGTCGGACCCCACCGCGAATCCCATCATGACCTCGACGCAGGCCGTCCTCGCGTACGCGGCGGCGGCCAGTGTGCCGCGACGTGATCGGCGCACTCGCTGGGACTACGAGGAGGAGTCGCCGCTGCGCGACGCACGGGGATTCGACCTCGGTCGTCACACCGGCCCCGCACCGATCATCGACGCCGACGAGATCGGCGCCGCCAACATGATCCTCACCAACGGCGCCCGACTCTACGTCGACCACGCGCATCCGGAGTATTCGGCGCCCGAGGTGACCGATCCGCTCGACGCGGTGATCTGGGACAAGGCGGGCGAGCGCGTGATGGAGGAGGCGGCACGCTACGTCGCCAGTGTCCCGGGAGCACCGCGGCTGCAGCTGTACAAGAACAACATCGACGGCAAGGGCGCCTCATACGGCACCCACGAGAACTATCTGATGCGCCGCGACACCCCGTTCGAGTCGATCATCGTCGGCCTCATGCCGTTCTTCGCCTCCCGCCAGGTGATCTGCGGATCCGGCCGCGTCGGCATCGGGCAGCGCGGCGAGGAGCCCGGCTACCAGCTGTCCCAGCGCGCCGACTACATCGAGGTCGAGGTCGGCCTGGAGACCACCCTCAAGCGGGGGCTGATCAACACTCGCGACGAGCCGCACGCCGACCCGGACAAGTACCGTCGCCTGCACGTGATCATCGGCGACGCGAACCTCGCCGAGACCGCAACCTACCTCAAGGTCGGCACCACCGCGTTGGTCCTGGACCTCATCGAGGCCGGTGTCGACCTGACCGATCTCGCACTGGCCCGCCCCGTCGAGGCCGTACACGCCATCAGTCACGACCCGACCCTGCGGGCCACCGTGGCCCTGGCCGACGGCCGGGAGCTGACCGGCCTGGCACTGCAGCGCGAGTACCTCGCCCGCGTGAGCGCACACCACGATGAGCACGCCTCCGACGACGAGCGCGCCGCCCATGTCATCGCGACCTGGGCCGACGTCCTCGACAAGCTCGAACGGGATCCGATGGAGTGCGCCGACCTCCTCGACTGGCCCGCCAAACTGCGGCTCCTCGACGGATTCCGCACCCGGGAGGGGCTGGGCTGGGCGGCCTCGCGGCTGCAGCTCATCGACCTGCAGTACTCGGACGTCCGACTCGACAAGGGGCTGTACAACCGGCTCGTCGCCCGCGGCTCCATGCAGCGGCTGGTGACCGAGGAGCAGGTCGTGGCGGCGGTGTCGACGCCGCCGGAGTCCACGCGCGCGTACTTCCGTGGCGAATCGGTGCGACGCTTCGGCGCCGACATCGCGGCCGCGAGCTGGGACTCGGTGATCTTCGACGTCGGGGCGGACTCGCTGGTCCGCATCCCGATGCCGGAACCGTTGCGCGGCACGCGCTCTCATGTCGGCGACCTGCTCGACACCGCGACCTCGGCCGTCGAGCTGGTAGATCAGCTGACGGCGAACTGA
- a CDS encoding ATP-binding cassette domain-containing protein produces MSTHGITPLQVRVGPGGPQTIRTSPVSLGRTPDNEIVVDHPLVSRRQLSIEWSAVDGWQVIDAGSTNGMFVGGIRQNVVAVVGSARVRLGDATSGPVLELTALAPARPTIVPASGRTPAQPQTPSPPAPSEPQSSRVPPQQAPRPPRPQTPPPSNPVRAQQQQRSRPMPAQPRPQSGPNQSGPNQSGPNPSDPNQSGPGRPRPTPPRRAPRFGELADAPHLAALHQNASAVFEVPSDLRVGRETIVLSGTQRIGRTPDNDIVVSDVLASRHHARVTSTPQGLLLEDLGSVNGTFVNGRRVMAHRLSENDVVTIGNSDFVMTGGVLVRGRPQTEVAGGVRVDGVGLTIDGKTLLNDISFDAAPGTLTAIIGPSGAGKSTISKIVAGLGDPTVGVVTFEGRGVHAEYEALRTRIGMVPQDDVLHRKLTLRQALRYAAELRLPADLSTADRDHVIDGVLSELQLTEHVDTRVDRLSGGQRKRASVAMELLTGPSLLILDEPTSGLDPALDRQVMQTLRRLADAGRVVLVVTHSLTYLSLCDRVLLLAPGGKTAFCGAPKDVGAELGTTDWAEIFAFTADHPDQAWAAYRHRHPHSSSPPAAPSTGPSVEVHQASAGRQASTVFRRQLRLILADRGYLVFLLLLPIVLGALTLVIPGENGFGLIETEPGLAPGSSIPSSPEAIQLLVVLVIGAAFMGAALTVRDLVGERPIFERERAVGLRPGAYLAAKAVVFFSLTAMQSAIMLGITYGLRDIPEFGGVVLPPPVSLFVAIAALACVSTLVGLAISSLVRSNEQTMPPLVIVVMVQLVFCGGLFPITATGAAQLGWIFPAYWGFTAAAQSVDVPRVNPEATQVRQVPGKAVEYPWWEPTTAHTVLAYGVLAVMAVLLLALIYSRLRLRKR; encoded by the coding sequence ATGAGCACTCACGGAATCACCCCGCTGCAGGTTCGGGTCGGGCCGGGCGGCCCGCAGACGATCCGAACCAGTCCGGTGTCGTTGGGGCGCACACCGGACAACGAGATCGTGGTCGACCATCCGCTGGTCTCGCGGCGGCAGCTGTCGATCGAGTGGTCGGCCGTCGACGGCTGGCAGGTGATCGACGCGGGCAGTACGAACGGAATGTTCGTCGGCGGGATCCGGCAGAACGTGGTGGCGGTCGTCGGGTCGGCCCGTGTCCGTCTCGGCGACGCGACGAGCGGCCCGGTGCTGGAGTTGACCGCACTGGCGCCCGCGCGGCCCACGATCGTCCCAGCGTCCGGACGCACGCCCGCGCAGCCGCAGACGCCGTCCCCGCCGGCCCCCTCGGAGCCGCAGTCGTCGCGGGTCCCACCGCAGCAGGCACCCCGACCGCCGCGGCCGCAGACGCCACCGCCGTCGAATCCGGTTCGCGCACAACAGCAGCAACGGTCCCGGCCGATGCCCGCGCAACCCCGGCCCCAGTCCGGTCCCAATCAGTCCGGCCCCAACCAGTCCGGTCCCAACCCGTCCGACCCCAATCAGTCCGGCCCCGGTCGGCCTCGTCCGACCCCGCCGCGTAGGGCGCCCCGGTTCGGCGAGCTCGCGGACGCGCCTCATCTGGCGGCTCTGCATCAGAACGCGTCGGCGGTCTTCGAGGTCCCCTCGGATCTGCGGGTCGGCCGCGAGACGATCGTCCTGTCGGGAACTCAGCGCATCGGTCGCACCCCCGACAACGACATCGTCGTCAGCGACGTCCTGGCCTCGCGTCATCACGCGAGGGTCACGTCCACGCCCCAGGGCCTGCTCCTGGAGGACCTGGGCAGTGTCAACGGCACGTTCGTCAACGGACGTCGCGTCATGGCGCACCGCCTGTCCGAGAACGACGTCGTCACCATCGGCAACTCCGACTTCGTGATGACCGGGGGCGTGCTGGTGCGCGGCCGCCCGCAGACCGAGGTGGCGGGCGGAGTCCGGGTGGACGGGGTCGGCCTGACGATCGACGGCAAGACCCTGCTCAACGACATCTCCTTCGACGCCGCGCCCGGAACTCTCACGGCGATCATCGGCCCGTCGGGTGCGGGAAAGTCGACGATCTCGAAGATCGTGGCCGGACTCGGCGACCCGACGGTCGGCGTCGTCACATTCGAGGGTCGCGGTGTGCACGCCGAGTACGAGGCGCTGCGCACCCGCATCGGCATGGTCCCGCAAGACGACGTGCTGCATCGGAAGCTGACACTGCGGCAGGCGCTGCGCTACGCCGCCGAACTCCGACTGCCCGCCGACCTCTCGACCGCCGACCGCGACCACGTGATCGACGGTGTGCTCAGCGAACTCCAGCTCACCGAGCACGTCGACACCCGGGTCGACAGACTGTCCGGCGGACAGCGCAAACGCGCCTCCGTCGCGATGGAACTGCTGACCGGGCCGTCGCTGCTGATCCTCGACGAGCCGACGTCGGGTCTGGACCCGGCACTCGACCGTCAAGTGATGCAGACCCTGCGTCGGCTGGCCGACGCGGGTCGCGTGGTGCTCGTCGTGACCCACTCGTTGACCTACCTGAGCCTGTGCGACCGGGTGCTGCTCCTGGCGCCCGGCGGCAAGACGGCGTTCTGCGGTGCGCCGAAGGACGTCGGCGCTGAGCTCGGCACCACCGACTGGGCCGAGATATTCGCCTTCACCGCCGATCACCCGGACCAGGCGTGGGCGGCTTATCGGCACCGGCATCCGCATTCGTCGTCGCCGCCCGCCGCACCGTCGACCGGACCATCGGTCGAGGTGCACCAGGCCAGCGCGGGCAGGCAGGCCTCGACCGTCTTCCGTCGCCAGCTGCGGCTGATCCTGGCCGACCGCGGATACCTCGTGTTCTTGTTGCTCCTGCCGATCGTGCTGGGGGCGTTGACCCTGGTGATCCCGGGGGAGAACGGCTTCGGGCTCATCGAGACCGAACCCGGTCTGGCACCCGGGTCGTCGATACCGTCGAGTCCGGAGGCGATCCAGCTCCTGGTGGTGCTGGTGATCGGCGCGGCCTTCATGGGCGCGGCGCTCACCGTCCGCGATCTGGTCGGGGAGCGACCGATCTTCGAACGGGAACGAGCCGTGGGACTGCGGCCCGGAGCCTATCTGGCCGCCAAGGCGGTCGTGTTCTTCTCGTTGACGGCGATGCAGAGCGCCATCATGCTCGGCATCACCTACGGACTGCGCGACATCCCGGAGTTCGGCGGCGTGGTCCTCCCTCCGCCGGTGTCGCTGTTCGTCGCGATCGCGGCCCTGGCGTGTGTGAGCACCCTGGTCGGGTTGGCGATCTCCTCGCTCGTGCGGTCCAACGAGCAGACGATGCCGCCGCTGGTGATCGTCGTGATGGTTCAGCTCGTGTTCTGCGGCGGCCTGTTCCCGATCACCGCGACCGGCGCCGCCCAGCTCGGCTGGATCTTCCCGGCGTACTGGGGCTTCACCGCCGCCGCGCAGTCGGTCGACGTCCCGCGGGTCAACCCGGAGGCCACTCAGGTCCGGCAGGTGCCGGGCAAGGCGGTCGAATACCCGTGGTGGGAGCCGACCACCGCGCACACGGTGCTCGCCTACGGAGTCCTGGCGGTGATGGCCGTGCTGCTCCTCGCCCTGATCTACTCGCGGCTGCGCCTGCGCAAACGCTGA
- the arc gene encoding proteasome ATPase, with translation MTPTTESGAHGDNPQERIEKLTARNAKLLETLKEARQQLIALREEVDNLGQPPSGYGVLLGVASDDNVDVFTSGRKMRLTVSPNIDVQTLTRGQSLRLNEALTVVEALGYDEVGEIATLREVLAGGRRALVVGHTDEERIVSLADTLVHTDDGGGSERKLRPGDSLMIDGKAGFALERIPKAEVEDLVLEEVPDVDYSDIGGLRRQIEQIRDAVELPFLHNDLFAEYSLRPPKGVLLYGPPGNGKTLIAKAVANSLAKQIAEHRGDDQAEAKSYFLNIKGPELLNKFVGETERHIRLIFQRAREKASEGTPVIVFFDEMDSIFRTRGSGVSSDVETTVVPQLLSEIDGVEGLENVIVIGASNREDMIDPAILRPGRLDVKIKIERPDAESAVDIFTKYLTPGLPLHPDDVAEFGGDAQACVDAMIQRVVERMYAETDDNRFLEVTYANGDKEVMYFKDFNSGAMIQNIVDRAKKYAIKAHLDSGQRGLRISHLLDSILDEFSENEDLPNTTNPDDWARISGKKGERIVYIRTLVTGKGSGASRAIDTESNTGQYL, from the coding sequence ATGACCCCGACCACGGAGTCCGGTGCACACGGTGACAACCCGCAGGAGCGGATCGAGAAGCTGACGGCGCGCAACGCCAAGCTCCTGGAGACGCTCAAAGAGGCGCGGCAGCAACTCATCGCCCTGCGTGAAGAAGTCGACAACCTCGGGCAGCCGCCCAGCGGATACGGGGTGCTCCTGGGCGTCGCATCCGACGACAACGTGGACGTGTTCACCTCCGGCCGGAAGATGCGCCTGACGGTCTCGCCGAACATCGACGTCCAGACGCTCACCCGCGGACAGTCGTTGCGGCTCAACGAGGCGCTCACCGTGGTCGAGGCGCTCGGCTACGACGAGGTCGGCGAGATCGCCACCCTGCGCGAGGTCCTCGCGGGCGGTCGCCGCGCCCTGGTCGTCGGACACACCGACGAGGAGCGCATCGTCTCGCTCGCCGACACCCTGGTGCACACCGACGACGGCGGGGGATCCGAGCGCAAGCTGCGCCCGGGCGATTCGCTGATGATCGACGGCAAGGCCGGATTCGCCCTCGAACGCATCCCCAAGGCCGAGGTCGAGGACCTCGTCCTCGAGGAGGTCCCCGACGTCGACTACTCCGACATCGGCGGCCTGCGTCGTCAGATCGAACAGATCCGCGACGCCGTCGAACTGCCGTTCCTGCACAACGACCTGTTCGCCGAGTACTCGCTGCGTCCGCCGAAGGGCGTTCTGCTGTACGGTCCGCCCGGAAACGGCAAGACGCTCATCGCCAAGGCCGTCGCGAACTCGCTGGCCAAGCAGATCGCCGAACACCGCGGCGACGATCAGGCCGAGGCCAAGAGCTACTTCCTGAACATCAAGGGTCCCGAGCTGCTCAACAAGTTCGTCGGCGAGACCGAACGGCACATCCGTCTGATCTTCCAGCGGGCGCGCGAGAAGGCCTCCGAGGGCACCCCGGTCATCGTCTTCTTCGACGAGATGGACTCGATCTTCCGCACCCGCGGATCCGGTGTGTCGTCCGACGTCGAGACCACCGTGGTCCCGCAGCTGCTGAGCGAGATCGACGGTGTCGAGGGGCTGGAGAACGTCATCGTGATCGGCGCCTCCAACCGCGAGGACATGATCGACCCGGCCATTCTGCGCCCGGGACGACTTGACGTGAAGATCAAGATCGAGCGTCCCGACGCCGAATCGGCCGTCGACATCTTCACCAAGTACCTGACGCCCGGGCTCCCGTTGCACCCGGACGACGTCGCCGAGTTCGGCGGCGACGCGCAGGCCTGCGTGGACGCGATGATCCAGCGCGTCGTGGAGCGCATGTACGCCGAGACCGACGACAACCGGTTCCTCGAGGTCACCTACGCCAACGGCGACAAGGAGGTCATGTACTTCAAGGATTTCAACTCGGGCGCGATGATCCAGAACATCGTCGACCGGGCCAAGAAGTACGCGATCAAGGCGCATCTCGACAGTGGACAGCGTGGTCTGCGGATCTCGCATCTGCTCGATTCGATCCTCGACGAGTTCTCCGAGAACGAGGATCTGCCGAACACCACCAACCCCGACGACTGGGCGCGGATCTCCGGTAAGAAGGGCGAGCGGATCGTCTACATCCGCACCCTGGTCACCGGAAAGGGCAGTGGTGCGAGCCGGGCCATCGACACCGAGTCGAACACCGGCCAGTACCTGTAG
- a CDS encoding tRNA (adenine-N1)-methyltransferase, producing MPTTGPFAEGDRVQLTDSKGRKFTVVLDPGKQFHTHKGGIEHDDLIGAPEGSIVKSVNGTEYLALRPLLTDYILSMPRGAQVIYPKDTAQIVAEGDIFPGARVLEAGAGSGSLTLSLLRAVGPEGSVLSYEVRDDHAEHAVRNVETFLGEHPDNWTLVVDDLANHDPADQYDRVILDMLAPWEQLELVSKTLRPGGVLTVYVATVTQLSKVVEGLRELQCWTEPRAWESFVRDWSAVGLAVRPEHRMQGHTAFLITARRLADGTETLRVKRRPTRG from the coding sequence ATGCCGACGACCGGCCCGTTCGCCGAGGGCGACCGCGTACAGCTCACCGACTCCAAGGGGCGCAAGTTCACCGTCGTCCTCGACCCCGGTAAGCAGTTCCACACCCACAAGGGCGGAATCGAGCACGACGATCTGATCGGCGCCCCGGAGGGCTCCATCGTGAAGTCGGTCAACGGCACCGAATACCTCGCGCTCCGTCCGCTGCTGACCGACTACATCCTGTCGATGCCCCGCGGGGCGCAGGTGATCTACCCGAAGGACACCGCGCAGATCGTCGCCGAGGGCGACATCTTCCCCGGCGCCCGGGTCCTCGAGGCCGGCGCCGGATCGGGATCCCTGACGCTGTCGCTGCTGCGCGCCGTGGGACCGGAGGGCTCGGTGCTCTCGTACGAGGTCCGCGACGACCACGCCGAGCACGCCGTCCGCAACGTGGAGACGTTCCTCGGCGAGCACCCGGACAACTGGACGCTCGTCGTCGACGATCTGGCCAATCACGATCCCGCCGACCAGTACGACCGCGTCATCCTCGACATGCTCGCCCCGTGGGAACAGCTCGAACTCGTCTCCAAGACGCTGCGACCCGGCGGCGTCCTGACTGTGTACGTCGCCACCGTCACCCAGCTCTCCAAGGTGGTCGAAGGTCTCCGCGAGCTCCAGTGCTGGACCGAACCGCGCGCCTGGGAGTCGTTCGTCCGCGACTGGAGCGCGGTGGGGCTGGCGGTGCGCCCCGAACACCGCATGCAGGGGCACACGGCGTTCCTGATCACGGCGCGACGACTCGCCGACGGCACGGAAACCCTCCGCGTGAAGCGGCGTCCCACGCGCGGGTAG
- a CDS encoding thioesterase family protein: MADDAPAAPSYYEPIAVPDGADPDYDYFLPTEATVSVWSSDIQHGGPPAGLMMRAMLREAGDDGKVVTRVTTEILGAMGLGVNRVRAWTPRPGRRIAQVAADLEVQTPGGEFRTVGRTVSWRLATADSSPVEHTPHPPLPAGPDDLPQIVGFPTDGDEAVPWGRVGFIGSTVIARQPGRNGRTPAVWIRPAIPLIEGEEMSPLESVFTVLDVANGVGTRLDPTKWSWMNVDTTVHLTAQPTTGWLGLDADLAIGATGYGATFADLYDVTGFMGRSAQADMVVPT; this comes from the coding sequence ATGGCAGATGACGCACCGGCGGCCCCGAGCTATTACGAGCCGATCGCCGTCCCCGACGGGGCCGATCCCGACTACGACTACTTCCTTCCGACCGAGGCGACGGTGAGCGTCTGGTCGTCGGACATCCAGCACGGCGGTCCGCCCGCCGGGCTCATGATGCGCGCCATGCTGCGTGAGGCCGGGGACGACGGCAAGGTCGTGACCCGGGTGACCACGGAGATCCTCGGCGCGATGGGTCTGGGCGTGAACCGGGTCCGGGCCTGGACGCCGCGTCCGGGCAGGCGCATCGCACAGGTCGCCGCCGACCTGGAGGTCCAGACGCCCGGCGGCGAGTTCCGGACTGTCGGACGGACCGTCTCCTGGCGACTCGCGACGGCCGACTCCTCTCCGGTCGAGCACACTCCCCATCCCCCGCTGCCCGCCGGACCCGACGACCTGCCGCAGATCGTCGGCTTCCCCACCGACGGCGACGAGGCCGTGCCGTGGGGCAGGGTCGGTTTCATCGGGTCGACGGTGATCGCCCGCCAGCCCGGACGCAACGGCCGCACGCCGGCGGTATGGATCCGCCCGGCCATTCCCCTGATCGAGGGCGAGGAGATGTCACCGCTGGAATCGGTGTTCACCGTGCTCGACGTCGCGAACGGCGTCGGCACCCGACTGGATCCGACGAAGTGGTCGTGGATGAACGTGGACACCACCGTCCATCTGACGGCGCAGCCGACGACCGGATGGCTCGGTCTCGACGCGGACCTCGCGATCGGCGCCACCGGCTACGGCGCCACCTTCGCCGACCTGTACGACGTCACCGGGTTCATGGGACGCTCCGCCCAGGCCGACATGGTGGTTCCGACGTAG
- the hisG gene encoding ATP phosphoribosyltransferase has protein sequence MLRVAVPNKGALSEAAAAILSEAGYRKRSDSKDLSVIDVNNDVEFYFLRPKDVAIYVGAGTLDLGITGRDLAADSGAEVIEEVALGFGSSTFRYAAPTDQEWSVDALDGKRIATSYPNLVRRHLTERGIDAEIIRLDGAVEISIQLGVADAIADVVSSGRTLRQHGLAPFGESICDSEAVLIRNPESAEPSKAAKQLIARVQGVVFGQQYVMIDYDCPKNLLDDAVAMTPGLESPTVSPMLDPEWLAVRAMVPRKTHQSLMDGLSELGARAILASDIRSCRF, from the coding sequence ATGTTGCGTGTCGCCGTCCCCAACAAGGGGGCACTGTCCGAAGCCGCCGCCGCGATCCTGTCCGAGGCCGGATACCGCAAGCGGTCGGACTCCAAGGATCTGTCCGTCATCGACGTCAACAACGACGTCGAGTTCTATTTCCTCCGTCCCAAGGACGTCGCCATCTACGTCGGCGCGGGCACCCTCGACCTGGGCATCACCGGTCGCGATCTGGCCGCCGACTCCGGGGCCGAGGTCATCGAGGAGGTCGCACTCGGGTTCGGGTCGTCGACGTTCCGCTACGCGGCCCCGACCGACCAGGAGTGGTCGGTCGACGCGCTCGACGGCAAGCGGATCGCCACGTCGTACCCGAACCTGGTGCGCCGCCACCTGACCGAGCGCGGCATCGATGCGGAGATCATCCGCCTCGACGGCGCCGTCGAGATCTCGATCCAGCTCGGCGTGGCCGATGCGATCGCCGACGTCGTCAGCTCCGGGCGCACACTTCGCCAGCACGGTCTCGCCCCGTTCGGAGAATCGATCTGCGACTCCGAAGCGGTCCTCATCCGCAACCCGGAGTCGGCCGAGCCGTCGAAGGCCGCCAAGCAGCTCATCGCCCGCGTGCAGGGCGTCGTCTTCGGTCAGCAGTACGTGATGATCGACTACGACTGCCCCAAGAACCTCCTCGACGACGCCGTCGCGATGACACCTGGCCTCGAGTCGCCGACCGTCTCGCCGATGCTCGATCCGGAATGGCTCGCCGTGCGAGCCATGGTGCCGCGCAAGACGCACCAGTCGCTGATGGACGGACTGTCCGAACTAGGCGCCCGCGCCATCCTCGCCTCGGACATCCGCAGCTGCCGCTTCTGA
- a CDS encoding phosphoribosyl-ATP diphosphatase has translation MKTFDELFAELTDKAATRPEGSGTVAALDKGVHTLGKKIIEEAGEVWLAAEHESDESLSEEISQLVYWLQVMMIKRGLTPADVYRYL, from the coding sequence GTGAAAACCTTCGATGAACTCTTCGCCGAGCTGACCGACAAGGCCGCGACCCGCCCCGAAGGCAGCGGCACCGTCGCCGCACTGGACAAGGGCGTCCATACGCTCGGAAAGAAGATCATCGAGGAGGCGGGCGAGGTGTGGCTCGCCGCGGAGCACGAGTCCGACGAGTCGCTCTCCGAGGAGATCAGTCAGCTCGTCTACTGGCTTCAGGTCATGATGATCAAACGCGGACTCACTCCGGCCGACGTCTACCGGTATCTCTGA
- a CDS encoding DMT family transporter: MTVLAIGLSLVAALLFALAAVLQEKGTEGLSDDDAVGIGFFAKLIRRKVWVAGIVADIAGFAVQAGALAVGSLLLVQPLLVSTLLFALPLAAFSERRMLTKFEWLWATVLMISLVLFAVFGEPTEGITTPTFHSWIVPLIFLVVVVAVCIVGGSRLPHGTNRSLVLAVGAGLMLGFSAPFTKTGIDAFGESFLNGLSSWEFWAMAVTATLGTLWQQSSYQAGDVQTSLPTVTVLKPMVAMALGLSIYQEQLHISKTGDFIVVVSLAFMCIATFALGRLSAPATEAETAAATDPTAATADE, encoded by the coding sequence GTGACCGTACTCGCCATCGGACTGTCGTTGGTCGCCGCCCTGCTGTTCGCGCTCGCCGCCGTGCTGCAGGAGAAGGGCACCGAGGGACTGTCGGACGACGACGCCGTCGGCATCGGCTTCTTCGCGAAACTGATCCGGCGGAAGGTGTGGGTCGCCGGGATCGTCGCCGACATCGCGGGCTTCGCCGTGCAGGCCGGTGCGCTCGCGGTCGGCAGCCTCCTGCTGGTGCAGCCGCTGCTGGTGAGCACGCTGCTGTTCGCACTCCCGTTGGCCGCCTTCAGCGAGAGACGTATGCTCACGAAGTTCGAGTGGCTGTGGGCGACGGTGCTGATGATCTCGCTGGTGCTATTCGCGGTGTTCGGGGAGCCGACCGAGGGCATCACGACGCCGACCTTCCACTCCTGGATCGTGCCGCTGATCTTCCTCGTCGTGGTGGTCGCGGTCTGCATCGTCGGAGGCTCGCGTCTGCCGCACGGCACCAACCGTTCGCTGGTGCTGGCCGTCGGCGCGGGGCTCATGCTCGGCTTCTCGGCGCCGTTCACCAAGACCGGCATCGACGCGTTCGGCGAGAGTTTCCTGAACGGGCTGTCGAGCTGGGAGTTCTGGGCGATGGCGGTCACCGCCACCCTCGGCACGCTCTGGCAGCAGTCGAGCTACCAGGCGGGCGACGTCCAGACCTCGCTGCCGACGGTCACCGTCCTCAAGCCGATGGTCGCGATGGCCCTGGGGCTGTCGATCTACCAGGAGCAGCTGCACATCTCCAAGACCGGCGACTTCATCGTCGTGGTCTCGCTGGCGTTCATGTGCATCGCGACCTTCGCTCTGGGACGGTTGAGCGCCCCGGCGACCGAGGCCGAGACGGCGGCCGCCACGGACCCGACCGCGGCCACCGCCGACGAGTGA
- a CDS encoding DMT family transporter, giving the protein MSALSIVLAVLSAAFFAVAAVLQQKGTEGMSDDAAIGVGFVIALFQRKIWLAGLAANLAGFALQAGALAIGSLLLVQPFTVSTLLFALPLAAWTQKRRLQWREWMWAGVLVVGLVVFAVLGEPAAGITAPSFRAWILPLAVLAACAVLSMSRGARLPHGAQRSLVLALGAGVILGYSAPFTKTAMDALGDGLVRGLCSWELWAMIVASSVGTMWQQSSFQAGDVQTSLPAVTVLKPMVATAIGLTIYQEHLRIDRAGDVAVVAALCVMVVAAFALSRLSVPPEPAAVDAMAR; this is encoded by the coding sequence GTGAGCGCGCTATCGATCGTCCTCGCGGTGCTCAGTGCCGCGTTCTTCGCGGTGGCCGCGGTGCTCCAGCAGAAGGGCACCGAGGGCATGTCCGACGACGCCGCGATCGGCGTCGGGTTCGTGATCGCCCTGTTCCAGCGGAAGATCTGGCTTGCGGGGCTGGCTGCGAACCTCGCCGGGTTCGCGCTGCAGGCCGGCGCACTGGCCATCGGGAGTCTGCTTCTCGTGCAACCGTTCACCGTCTCGACCCTGCTGTTCGCACTGCCGCTCGCGGCGTGGACGCAGAAGCGGCGACTGCAGTGGCGTGAATGGATGTGGGCGGGCGTACTCGTGGTCGGGCTGGTGGTCTTCGCGGTCCTCGGCGAACCCGCCGCGGGCATCACGGCGCCGTCGTTCCGCGCGTGGATCCTGCCGTTGGCGGTCCTGGCGGCGTGCGCGGTCCTGTCGATGTCGCGGGGAGCGCGCCTGCCGCACGGTGCGCAGCGGTCGCTGGTCCTGGCGCTCGGCGCCGGCGTCATCCTCGGCTATTCGGCGCCGTTCACCAAGACGGCGATGGACGCGCTCGGCGACGGTCTGGTCCGCGGACTGTGCAGTTGGGAGCTGTGGGCGATGATCGTCGCGTCGTCGGTCGGCACCATGTGGCAGCAGTCCAGTTTTCAGGCGGGGGACGTGCAGACGTCGCTGCCGGCGGTGACCGTCCTCAAGCCGATGGTCGCGACCGCGATCGGTCTCACGATCTATCAGGAGCATCTGCGGATCGATCGTGCGGGCGATGTCGCCGTGGTGGCCGCGTTGTGCGTGATGGTCGTCGCCGCCTTCGCGCTCAGCAGGCTCAGCGTTCCGCCGGAGCCGGCGGCCGTCGACGCGATGGCACGATAG